The following are encoded in a window of Paenibacillus polymyxa genomic DNA:
- a CDS encoding rhamnogalacturonan lyase has protein sequence MARGKGVWRKGSLTAALAAMLAMTGTTEGVAAEDLSEPTLQAESAIAVEHNRSGSIQLEKLDRGLVAAVTQEGVFLSWRLLAQEVNGYGPTGLTGADFNVYRDGKKIATVTDSTNYVDKEGTGNAVYRVASVVKGKEKDRSAKVKPWQQGYYELPLQKPADGVTPAGESYTYSANDMSVGDVDGDGQYEFFVKWDPSNSKDVSQKGYTGNTYVDAYTAEGKLLYRIDLGVNIRSGAHYTQMMVYDFDGDGKAELMFKTAPGTKMISFDKKGKPKKEKYITLPREDRKAGITHEDDYRLSRSDYYEHVVNMFMNWTKHEEVVKGQWPATLEECFGIAPKYSYPLSRKDAESLTDYFMDVYALSRSDKNKLREFEGFIVDGPEYLTIFKGKTGAELDTIRYEPERHDDGLMWGDYAMARIEPANRVDRFLAGVAYLDGRKPYAVFARGYYTRSTLATYTWDGRHLQKHWMVDSGWAPMTNPFNDSPHGRDGTDPKFGTLTTQGAHSLSMVDVDSDGKDEIVYGSATIDHDGSLLYSSFDVMPPESATPGQTARLGHGDALHVTDIDPDRPGKEIFMVHEGGTYAPYGYSLRDAKTGEIIYGAYSGKDTGRGMVGDIDPDQRGLETWAIGLWTAAGKQLDTKMPGTNMSIKWAADMTTQIVNGAIDVTPTIEDWKRGTLLTATGTKTNNYTKGTPSLVADIFGDWREEMLVRTADSSAIRIYLSTEPTTHKLYTLMHDPQYRADVARQNTGYNQPSYTSFYFASDMDWANVPIPKLYTPKALMEEESSDEADEVEAAEVDEAKAAEVDEKEVDGTKVDGTEIDVKE, from the coding sequence ATGGCTCGAGGGAAAGGCGTGTGGCGAAAGGGAAGCTTGACCGCCGCGTTGGCAGCGATGCTGGCGATGACGGGGACGACTGAAGGAGTGGCTGCGGAAGACTTATCCGAACCCACACTGCAGGCGGAATCAGCAATTGCAGTAGAACATAACCGTAGCGGCAGCATTCAGCTGGAAAAGCTGGATCGCGGATTGGTAGCTGCGGTGACGCAGGAGGGGGTATTTTTAAGCTGGCGGTTATTGGCTCAAGAAGTGAACGGTTACGGTCCAACGGGGCTGACAGGAGCGGACTTTAACGTATACCGTGACGGTAAAAAGATCGCGACGGTGACTGACAGCACCAACTATGTGGATAAGGAAGGAACCGGAAATGCGGTGTACAGAGTAGCTTCAGTCGTAAAAGGCAAAGAAAAGGATCGTAGCGCCAAAGTGAAGCCATGGCAACAGGGTTACTATGAACTTCCTCTTCAAAAGCCTGCCGATGGTGTAACACCCGCAGGTGAATCCTATACTTATTCGGCCAACGATATGAGTGTGGGGGATGTGGATGGAGACGGGCAATATGAATTTTTTGTAAAATGGGACCCGTCGAACTCCAAGGATGTATCTCAGAAGGGGTATACCGGAAATACGTATGTCGATGCGTATACGGCCGAAGGCAAGCTGTTGTATCGGATCGACTTGGGCGTGAATATTCGATCAGGTGCGCATTATACACAGATGATGGTGTACGATTTTGACGGCGATGGTAAAGCCGAGCTGATGTTCAAAACGGCTCCAGGGACCAAAATGATTTCTTTTGATAAGAAAGGCAAGCCGAAAAAAGAAAAGTATATTACTCTGCCACGCGAGGATCGCAAAGCAGGGATTACACATGAGGACGATTACCGTTTGAGTCGCTCGGATTATTATGAGCATGTGGTGAACATGTTCATGAACTGGACGAAGCATGAAGAAGTGGTCAAGGGACAATGGCCTGCTACGCTGGAGGAATGCTTTGGCATCGCTCCGAAGTACAGTTATCCGCTATCCCGAAAGGATGCGGAAAGCCTGACAGACTACTTTATGGATGTATATGCACTATCACGGAGCGACAAAAACAAGCTGAGAGAGTTCGAGGGCTTCATTGTCGATGGACCGGAGTATTTGACGATTTTCAAGGGGAAAACGGGAGCTGAGCTGGATACCATCCGCTATGAGCCGGAGCGTCATGACGATGGCCTCATGTGGGGTGACTATGCTATGGCCCGGATTGAACCCGCCAACCGTGTAGACCGCTTCCTGGCAGGTGTGGCTTACCTGGACGGGCGCAAGCCGTACGCTGTATTTGCACGCGGCTATTATACGCGTTCCACCTTGGCTACCTACACATGGGATGGTCGCCATCTCCAAAAACATTGGATGGTGGACAGTGGCTGGGCACCGATGACCAATCCATTTAACGATAGTCCGCATGGGCGTGATGGAACGGACCCGAAATTTGGCACCTTGACCACACAAGGAGCGCATTCTTTGAGCATGGTGGATGTGGACAGTGACGGCAAGGACGAAATCGTATACGGTTCTGCCACGATTGACCATGATGGCAGCCTGTTGTACAGCTCATTTGATGTCATGCCTCCTGAAAGCGCAACTCCGGGTCAAACCGCCAGATTGGGACACGGCGATGCGCTGCATGTAACCGATATTGACCCGGATCGCCCCGGCAAAGAAATCTTTATGGTACATGAAGGTGGCACTTACGCTCCATATGGCTATTCTTTGCGGGATGCCAAAACAGGTGAAATCATTTACGGCGCATATTCCGGCAAGGATACAGGTCGGGGAATGGTCGGTGACATCGACCCGGATCAGCGAGGTCTGGAGACCTGGGCCATCGGCCTGTGGACCGCAGCGGGTAAACAGCTGGATACAAAGATGCCGGGTACCAATATGAGTATCAAATGGGCAGCTGATATGACCACACAAATCGTAAACGGCGCAATTGATGTAACCCCAACCATTGAGGATTGGAAACGAGGTACATTGTTGACCGCCACTGGAACCAAAACGAACAACTATACGAAAGGAACGCCATCGCTGGTAGCCGACATTTTCGGTGATTGGCGCGAGGAAATGCTCGTCCGTACAGCGGATAGCTCAGCAATCCGTATCTATCTGAGCACAGAACCTACGACGCATAAATTGTACACGTTGATGCATGATCCGCAGTATCGCGCGGATGTGGCGCGTCAAAATACTGGGTATAACCAGCCGTCCTACACGAGCTTTTACTTTGCGTCCGATATGGATTGGGCGAATGTGCCGATTCCCAAGCTTTACACGCCAAAAGCCTTGATGGAGGAAGAGAGCAGTGACGAAGCGGATGAAGTAGAGGCAGCAGAGGTGGATGAGGCAAAGGCAGCAGAGGTAGATGAAAAAGAAGTCGATGGAACGAAAGTTGATGGGACGGAAATAGATGTGAAGGAATGA
- the nifH gene encoding nitrogenase iron protein, producing the protein MRQIAFYGKGGIGKSTTSQNTLAQLATKFKQKIMIVGCDPKADSTRLILNTKAQQTVLHLAAERGTVEDLELEDVVQKGFGDILNVECGGPEPGVGCAGRGIITAINFLEEEGAYEGLDFVSYDVLGDVVCGGFAMPIREKKAQEIYIVCSGEMMAMYAANNIARGILKYANSGGVRLGGLICNSRNTDLEAELITELARRLNTQMIHFLPRDNVVQHAELRRMTVTQYNPEHKQAAEYEELAGKILNNDMLTVPTPISMEELEELLMEFGIIEDEETAINKAEASGQ; encoded by the coding sequence ATGAGACAAATTGCGTTTTACGGTAAAGGCGGTATCGGCAAATCGACAACCTCGCAAAATACACTGGCTCAGCTCGCTACCAAATTCAAACAAAAAATTATGATCGTAGGCTGTGATCCCAAGGCAGACTCCACCCGTCTTATTCTGAATACGAAGGCCCAACAGACAGTGCTACATCTGGCTGCTGAAAGGGGCACGGTAGAGGATTTGGAGCTGGAGGATGTTGTCCAGAAGGGCTTCGGTGACATTCTGAACGTGGAATGCGGCGGGCCAGAGCCTGGTGTCGGCTGTGCAGGACGCGGCATCATCACAGCCATTAATTTTCTGGAGGAAGAGGGGGCCTACGAAGGGCTGGATTTTGTTTCCTACGATGTACTGGGGGACGTCGTGTGCGGGGGCTTCGCCATGCCGATCCGGGAGAAGAAGGCACAGGAAATCTACATTGTATGCTCAGGCGAGATGATGGCTATGTACGCTGCCAACAATATTGCGCGCGGAATATTGAAGTATGCCAACAGCGGCGGGGTGCGTTTGGGCGGCTTAATCTGCAACAGCCGGAATACGGACCTGGAAGCGGAATTGATTACAGAGCTTGCAAGAAGACTGAACACGCAGATGATCCACTTTTTGCCGCGTGACAATGTTGTGCAGCACGCTGAGCTGCGCCGTATGACTGTTACCCAATATAACCCGGAACATAAGCAGGCTGCGGAGTATGAAGAGCTGGCAGGTAAGATTTTGAATAACGATATGCTGACGGTTCCTACTCCTATTTCCATGGAAGAGCTAGAGGAGCTATTGATGGAATTCGGCATTATTGAGGATGAAGAAACCGCAATTAACAAAGCTGAGGCGTCTGGGCAGTAG
- the nifB gene encoding nitrogenase cofactor biosynthesis protein NifB produces the protein MDSLADLSETPLALETLRRHPCYNEEAHRYFARIHLPVAPACNIQCHYCNRKFDCVNESRPGVVSELLTPEQAASKTYGVAAQLMQLSVVGIAGPGDPLANAEATFDTFRRVRETVKDVIFCLSTNGLTLIRHIDRIVELGISHVTITINAVDPVVGSRIYGWVYDEGKRYAGEEAARLLIDRQLAGLKMLASRGVLCKVNSVLIPEVNDAHLPEVARVVKEHGAVLHNIMPLIIAPGSRYEQEGMRAPRPRLVRQLQEQCAEAGAVIMRHCRQCRADAIGLLGEDRNQDFTWENIAAAPPMDEGARAQFQKELDEKVRVRMERKEGQSHHKQPSTGGGCSCPLSEDKPEASFTSKPVLIAVASRGGGKVNQHFGRAKEFMIYESDGTIVNFIGIRKVQSYCHGKADCNGDKVETMKEILSMVHDCALLLSSGIGEAPKEALQEAGVLPIVCGGDIEESVLEYVKFLRYMYPVQSNKGSKRNKGVKGTHSDLPIEHFGG, from the coding sequence ATGGACTCTTTAGCTGATCTCTCGGAAACCCCCTTAGCCTTGGAAACCCTCAGACGACATCCCTGTTATAACGAAGAGGCACATCGCTATTTTGCGCGCATTCATCTTCCAGTAGCCCCGGCATGCAATATTCAGTGCCATTATTGCAACCGCAAATTCGATTGCGTCAATGAAAGCCGTCCCGGCGTTGTTAGTGAACTGCTCACGCCGGAGCAGGCGGCGAGCAAGACCTATGGCGTAGCGGCACAGCTGATGCAACTGTCCGTTGTCGGCATTGCGGGACCTGGAGATCCGCTGGCCAATGCGGAGGCAACCTTCGATACCTTCCGCCGGGTCCGTGAGACAGTTAAGGATGTCATATTCTGTCTCAGCACGAATGGCCTTACCTTGATCAGGCATATCGACAGGATTGTAGAGTTGGGTATTTCGCATGTCACGATCACGATCAATGCTGTAGATCCAGTGGTGGGGAGCCGCATTTATGGATGGGTCTACGATGAAGGAAAACGCTATGCAGGAGAGGAGGCCGCGCGGCTGTTGATTGATCGCCAGCTGGCAGGCTTGAAGATGCTGGCTTCGAGAGGCGTATTGTGCAAGGTGAACTCGGTGCTGATTCCCGAAGTCAATGATGCCCATCTGCCAGAGGTAGCCAGGGTGGTCAAGGAGCACGGCGCGGTACTGCACAACATTATGCCGCTCATCATCGCACCCGGCAGTCGGTATGAGCAGGAAGGGATGCGGGCCCCCCGTCCCCGTCTGGTCCGGCAGCTGCAGGAGCAATGTGCTGAGGCGGGAGCTGTCATTATGCGCCATTGCCGTCAGTGCAGGGCGGATGCGATTGGACTGCTGGGCGAGGATCGCAATCAGGATTTTACATGGGAGAACATTGCGGCTGCTCCTCCCATGGATGAAGGGGCAAGGGCACAATTTCAGAAAGAACTGGATGAGAAGGTGAGAGTGAGAATGGAACGCAAGGAGGGACAATCGCACCACAAACAACCGTCAACCGGGGGTGGATGTAGCTGCCCGTTATCGGAGGATAAGCCTGAAGCAAGCTTTACCTCAAAGCCAGTCCTAATCGCTGTGGCCAGTCGTGGCGGAGGGAAGGTGAATCAGCATTTCGGTCGTGCCAAGGAATTCATGATCTATGAAAGCGACGGGACTATCGTAAATTTCATAGGCATTCGTAAGGTGCAATCCTACTGCCATGGGAAAGCCGATTGCAATGGAGACAAGGTCGAGACGATGAAGGAGATCCTTTCCATGGTGCATGACTGTGCATTGCTGCTGTCGTCCGGCATAGGCGAAGCTCCCAAAGAGGCATTGCAGGAAGCTGGCGTGCTGCCTATTGTATGTGGCGGGGATATTGAGGAATCCGTTCTGGAATATGTAAAATTTCTGCGTTATATGTATCCTGTGCAGAGCAATAAGGGAAGTAAGCGCAATAAGGGAGTTAAGGGCACTCATTCGGATTTACCCATTGAACATTTTGGAGGCTGA
- a CDS encoding DUF5704 domain-containing protein — protein sequence MKTAQRILAVLLVGVLLFLQLPPFFFPTNKAAADTEITPLSYYPDKNDRYFVGMMYFDMWKNTAGTWVTDGGKQPNKDMQGEATFTYKFNFPGRKIKNVEAKLYDPAAKANQDNPDYIKYFTKSRSDTYGDYLTSISGGPKGGTKDSDVRPFGKKGIGTDTTIIPITVNIRLNADRPRDIKLESCSNCAKEVEAYRIFQPILFKIELEGGLTVKHYTVTDKPLDKVFPPRNEDLKVGQTYDFTPGSDENYEYVGYKKSSTGAPPSGNITPGQLKPLTYDGKFEQYTVNLYYKEKGPPPDTKCTRPTPSGSQSDKYLDPMASGVIKADQRGASRFDVAKGIPTSESLYGNVLARNYLFQNTYQQLKGECTYNVKLKRTYDLEWEDINDTRHMKVVEYYKYEIVKPYSYWVIDNLEVYGIKNAQLRNYALPGGSITIPPRNYTPPSVESATNGKYYPAPSPGIIDGGSLYIYGGKSMPKVPNEQRSLEPVAQKATPDVEVENDTVKFNGQTIMDHQRVKEKGPTPGKIPEPVKIGSDTLYSPGHMLEKHKINKPNTPSSGDITYAILKGNINGGADKKFPIQGINTVTVHTPVVNLSSVSDDAAHNQKTQPTKGRSALILERPFRVTISTAGPHLNIPGYGDREYAKYVRTKQVRFPFDVYDKRKTLFYPRGTWIDIPVLQLDTDFYLPVWVDEGNYTVEFRTIAENAPDGFTEQRHANTDIAHHVANDVVNIEVIGRMYDFHITDIADYHWERVFRQRKGSPMHSGLSYWTGLGNIDGLPRGNPEPFTLPVRPGSHPYEGYANVAVKTGYHFKFDLKTKGNMFSAKDGIRITPSFYWVSKDGRQREEVDLYTHSGSRKFIRLGSAEDREKRYVILNERLRNVPMEEMQDTSAYQYKHELSEAQQSQLTLERYASLYAHRIARSKTWIGRYDWLVLPAAVRTLIGPKTDLPDGVNVDRANASIQRWYGEYSLPADVYTVTKGTDLREVSRRQELNEHTDIFKKTGFIVVRFNVESLRQGDAEHPHLQYINGPLLNQWQLEGYRREIKDPYGHIFHLQDGDVVFYHADQSSRDDFSSFVPH from the coding sequence ATGAAGACCGCACAACGCATTCTGGCCGTATTGCTGGTGGGGGTACTGCTATTCTTGCAGCTCCCACCTTTTTTTTTTCCTACCAACAAGGCAGCAGCCGATACGGAAATTACGCCACTGTCCTACTATCCAGACAAGAATGATCGCTACTTTGTCGGCATGATGTACTTCGATATGTGGAAGAATACCGCAGGGACTTGGGTCACAGATGGTGGTAAGCAACCCAATAAGGATATGCAGGGTGAAGCCACATTTACCTACAAGTTTAATTTTCCAGGTCGTAAGATTAAGAATGTCGAAGCAAAATTGTATGATCCAGCAGCAAAAGCTAACCAAGACAATCCTGATTATATAAAGTATTTTACAAAATCTCGGTCAGATACCTATGGAGACTATCTGACTTCAATAAGTGGCGGCCCCAAAGGGGGGACTAAGGATTCGGATGTTCGACCTTTTGGAAAAAAGGGAATAGGAACTGATACAACGATAATCCCAATCACAGTAAATATACGGTTAAACGCTGATAGACCTAGAGATATAAAGCTGGAGAGCTGCTCTAACTGTGCGAAGGAAGTAGAAGCCTACCGTATTTTCCAGCCGATCCTGTTCAAGATCGAACTGGAAGGCGGCCTAACCGTGAAGCATTATACTGTAACAGACAAGCCGCTAGATAAGGTGTTTCCACCACGCAACGAAGACCTGAAAGTTGGTCAAACGTATGACTTCACTCCAGGAAGTGATGAAAATTACGAGTACGTGGGCTACAAGAAAAGCTCCACCGGAGCGCCTCCAAGTGGCAACATTACGCCCGGCCAGCTCAAGCCATTGACGTATGACGGCAAGTTTGAGCAGTACACGGTCAATCTTTACTACAAAGAGAAGGGGCCGCCTCCTGACACGAAATGCACCCGACCTACACCTAGCGGTAGCCAGTCGGACAAATACCTCGACCCAATGGCTTCAGGTGTTATTAAAGCCGATCAGCGAGGCGCGTCACGTTTTGATGTAGCCAAGGGTATTCCAACTTCTGAAAGCCTGTACGGAAACGTGCTGGCCCGTAATTACCTGTTTCAAAACACCTACCAACAGCTCAAAGGCGAGTGCACCTACAACGTCAAGCTGAAGCGCACGTATGATCTGGAATGGGAAGATATCAACGATACCCGGCACATGAAGGTCGTGGAGTATTACAAATACGAAATTGTGAAACCGTACTCCTACTGGGTGATCGACAACCTTGAGGTGTACGGTATTAAGAACGCGCAGCTACGCAACTATGCACTGCCGGGAGGTAGTATTACGATTCCACCACGGAATTACACGCCGCCGTCTGTAGAATCAGCGACCAACGGAAAATACTATCCGGCTCCTTCTCCGGGCATCATCGATGGGGGTTCACTTTATATTTATGGCGGCAAGAGTATGCCGAAGGTGCCCAATGAACAAAGATCACTGGAGCCTGTGGCCCAGAAGGCTACACCAGACGTAGAAGTCGAAAACGATACTGTGAAATTCAACGGTCAAACGATCATGGACCACCAGCGTGTCAAGGAAAAGGGGCCGACTCCTGGCAAAATCCCTGAACCCGTAAAAATAGGGTCGGATACCCTGTACAGCCCGGGCCATATGCTTGAAAAGCACAAGATCAATAAACCCAATACGCCCAGCAGCGGTGACATCACTTACGCTATTCTCAAGGGAAATATCAATGGAGGTGCGGATAAAAAGTTCCCGATACAGGGAATTAATACGGTGACTGTCCACACTCCCGTAGTGAATCTGTCTAGTGTGTCGGACGATGCTGCTCATAATCAGAAAACCCAACCTACGAAGGGACGATCCGCGCTTATTTTGGAGCGCCCTTTCCGGGTGACGATCTCGACAGCAGGTCCGCATTTGAACATTCCTGGCTATGGTGATCGGGAGTATGCCAAATATGTACGAACCAAGCAGGTGCGATTTCCGTTCGATGTGTACGACAAAAGGAAGACACTATTTTATCCACGAGGTACCTGGATCGACATTCCGGTGCTGCAGCTCGACACAGACTTTTATTTGCCCGTATGGGTGGATGAAGGCAACTATACAGTAGAGTTCCGTACCATTGCTGAAAATGCACCGGATGGATTCACCGAACAGCGCCATGCCAACACGGATATCGCCCACCATGTTGCCAATGATGTGGTAAATATAGAGGTCATCGGACGGATGTATGATTTTCATATCACGGATATTGCTGATTACCATTGGGAGCGGGTATTTCGGCAGCGAAAAGGAAGCCCAATGCATAGCGGCCTGTCCTATTGGACGGGGCTTGGCAATATTGACGGGTTGCCTAGAGGGAACCCGGAGCCATTCACCTTGCCCGTTCGCCCCGGTAGTCACCCATATGAAGGTTATGCAAATGTGGCGGTCAAGACAGGCTATCATTTCAAGTTTGACCTCAAGACCAAAGGCAATATGTTTAGCGCCAAGGACGGTATTCGCATCACGCCATCGTTCTATTGGGTGAGCAAAGATGGGCGACAGCGGGAAGAGGTAGATCTGTATACACATTCCGGCAGTCGAAAATTTATCCGTTTGGGATCGGCGGAGGACCGGGAAAAGCGCTATGTTATTTTGAATGAACGGCTACGCAATGTGCCGATGGAGGAAATGCAGGACACGTCAGCCTACCAATACAAGCATGAGCTGAGTGAAGCACAACAAAGCCAGTTGACACTGGAACGCTATGCTTCCCTGTATGCCCACCGTATTGCACGCAGCAAGACCTGGATTGGACGTTACGACTGGCTGGTGCTGCCTGCGGCTGTGCGTACCTTGATTGGTCCAAAGACAGACCTGCCAGATGGGGTCAACGTGGACCGCGCTAATGCGTCAATTCAGCGCTGGTATGGTGAATATAGCCTGCCTGCTGATGTGTACACAGTTACCAAAGGCACGGATTTGCGCGAGGTCAGTCGCCGTCAGGAGCTAAACGAGCATACAGATATATTCAAGAAAACGGGCTTTATCGTCGTCCGCTTTAATGTGGAGTCACTGCGTCAGGGGGACGCTGAGCATCCACATTTACAGTATATAAATGGCCCGCTGTTGAACCAGTGGCAACTGGAGGGTTACCGCAGAGAGATAAAAGACCCGTACGGGCATATCTTTCATTTACAGGACGGGGATGTAGTATTTTATCATGCGGATCAGTCAAGCAGGGACGATTTCAGTTCATTTGTCCCTCACTAG
- the nifD gene encoding nitrogenase molybdenum-iron protein alpha chain, translating into MSSIVDKGKQIVEEILEVYPKKAKKDRTKHFEIADEELVNCGTCSIKSNMKSRPGVMTARGCAYAGSKGVVWGPIKDMVHISHGPIGCGQYSWGTRRNYANGVLGIDNFTAMQITSNFQEKDIVFGGDKKLEVICREIKEMFPLAKGISVQSECPVGLIGDDIGAVAKKMTEELGIPVIPVRCEGFRGVSQSLGHHIANDAIRDFLMGRRELKECGPYDVSIIGDYNIGGDAWASRILLEEMGLRVIAQWSGDGTINELGIAHKSKLNLIHCHRSMNYMCTTMEQEYGIPWMEYNFFGPTKTMESLRAIAARFDETIQEKCEQVIAQYMPQMEAVIRKYRPRLEGKKVMLLIGGLRARHTIGAYEDLGMEIVATGYEFAHKDDYEKTFPDVKEGTILYDDPTAYELEELAQRLNIDLMGAGVKEKYVYHKMGIPFRQMHSWDYSGPYHGFDGFKIFARDMDMTINSPVWSLLPSRQTAEVSV; encoded by the coding sequence ATGAGCAGTATTGTGGATAAGGGAAAGCAGATCGTAGAGGAGATACTGGAGGTATATCCCAAGAAGGCCAAGAAGGATCGGACCAAGCATTTTGAGATCGCGGATGAGGAACTTGTGAACTGCGGAACCTGTTCCATCAAGTCCAACATGAAATCACGGCCCGGCGTTATGACAGCAAGGGGTTGTGCTTATGCAGGCTCCAAGGGTGTGGTATGGGGCCCGATTAAAGACATGGTGCACATTAGCCATGGTCCCATCGGCTGCGGGCAATACAGTTGGGGTACCCGACGCAATTATGCGAATGGGGTATTGGGCATCGATAATTTTACCGCCATGCAGATTACCAGCAATTTTCAGGAAAAGGATATCGTGTTCGGGGGAGATAAGAAGTTGGAGGTGATCTGCAGGGAAATTAAGGAGATGTTCCCGCTGGCTAAAGGCATCTCCGTACAATCTGAATGTCCGGTCGGACTGATTGGTGATGATATCGGGGCTGTGGCCAAAAAGATGACAGAGGAGCTGGGCATTCCGGTCATTCCTGTACGCTGTGAGGGTTTTCGCGGAGTGAGTCAGTCTCTGGGGCATCACATTGCTAATGATGCTATCCGCGATTTTCTGATGGGGCGCCGGGAGCTAAAGGAGTGCGGGCCTTATGATGTCTCCATTATTGGGGACTACAATATCGGCGGTGATGCCTGGGCCTCGCGCATTTTGCTGGAGGAAATGGGACTGCGGGTCATAGCGCAGTGGTCGGGTGACGGTACGATCAATGAGCTGGGGATTGCCCATAAATCCAAGCTCAATCTGATCCATTGTCATCGTTCCATGAATTATATGTGCACAACGATGGAGCAGGAATACGGAATTCCCTGGATGGAATATAACTTCTTTGGCCCGACGAAGACGATGGAGAGCCTCAGAGCGATTGCTGCCCGCTTTGACGAGACGATTCAGGAAAAATGTGAGCAGGTCATTGCCCAATATATGCCGCAGATGGAGGCGGTCATCCGTAAATACCGCCCACGTCTGGAAGGCAAAAAGGTGATGCTTCTGATTGGCGGGCTGCGGGCAAGGCATACCATCGGTGCCTATGAGGATCTGGGTATGGAAATTGTGGCTACAGGCTATGAATTTGCCCATAAGGATGATTACGAAAAGACGTTTCCCGATGTAAAGGAAGGTACTATTCTGTACGATGATCCAACGGCCTATGAACTGGAGGAATTGGCCCAGCGGCTGAATATTGACTTAATGGGCGCCGGAGTCAAGGAGAAATACGTGTATCACAAAATGGGCATTCCCTTCCGTCAAATGCACTCTTGGGATTACAGCGGGCCTTATCATGGTTTTGACGGCTTTAAGATTTTTGCGCGTGATATGGATATGACCATAAACAGTCCAGTATGGAGCCTGCTGCCATCACGGCAGACTGCGGAGGTGTCGGTATGA